One stretch of Rhodohalobacter mucosus DNA includes these proteins:
- a CDS encoding N-acyl homoserine lactonase family protein, whose product MKIHAIETGKVKITKNWRIGRGNGLMRFKNTLLDSEFTEWLPIYVWVIEHQEGLIVIDTGIPEDANKHVWFPPFMPLVQRAAKFKMTAEQEVGPQLKKIGLSPDDVRWVVLTHLHQDHDGGLHHFPNAEFVVSSKEWEMSTGIKGRMNGYLNQRWPDWFKPRIIDFSSQELFGPFAGHHTLTQARDIHLVPTPGHSPGHLSVILDEDDLSIMFAGDTSYTEELLIEQKVDGIGADPDVQQETHQKILEYAEQHRIVYLPSHDPGAKERLENRIPLSINANLELEAQAV is encoded by the coding sequence ATGAAAATTCATGCGATAGAAACCGGCAAAGTAAAAATCACAAAAAATTGGCGTATTGGTCGCGGTAACGGTCTCATGCGATTTAAAAACACCCTGTTAGACAGCGAATTTACCGAGTGGCTGCCCATCTATGTATGGGTGATAGAACATCAGGAGGGTCTCATTGTTATTGATACCGGCATTCCGGAGGACGCCAATAAACATGTTTGGTTCCCACCATTCATGCCTCTTGTGCAACGTGCTGCCAAATTCAAAATGACAGCGGAACAGGAAGTGGGACCACAGCTAAAGAAAATCGGCTTGTCGCCAGATGATGTGCGCTGGGTTGTGCTGACCCATCTGCACCAGGATCATGATGGTGGACTGCATCATTTCCCAAATGCCGAGTTTGTTGTCTCATCTAAAGAGTGGGAAATGTCCACCGGGATCAAGGGAAGGATGAACGGTTATCTCAATCAACGATGGCCTGATTGGTTTAAGCCACGAATTATTGATTTTAGCAGCCAGGAACTATTTGGGCCGTTTGCTGGTCATCATACACTCACTCAAGCACGGGATATCCATCTTGTACCAACTCCCGGACACAGCCCGGGGCATCTGTCGGTGATTCTGGATGAAGATGATCTGTCTATCATGTTCGCAGGAGATACCTCTTACACTGAGGAATTACTCATTGAGCAAAAAGTTGATGGTATCGGAGCCGATCCGGACGTTCAACAAGAGACTCATCAAAAGATCCTGGAATACGCTGAGCAGCATCGCATTGTTTATCTGCCAAGTCATGATCCCGGTGCAAAGGAGCGGCTGGAAAATCGTATTCCCCTCAGCATAAACGCAAACCTTGAATTGGAGGCGCAAGCAGTATGA
- a CDS encoding TetR/AcrR family transcriptional regulator, producing the protein MTRSRREKIRDITRDEIKSTARQLMAEEGTSGLSIRAIAREMKMTASALYYYFSSLNDLITALIEDAFTQLADTIEADINNPELTTSAERITAVANAYRGWALSNPTDFQLLYGNPIPGYSQPTGITYPPARRSFLVTAQIFSEAIESGEIDLRTHYHNFPPSLEQSLHDLTEVDGHNLPLPALYLAATAWVKMHGHIMLELFDLIQPVIADVDEFFQYEVKNFIQNVGLK; encoded by the coding sequence ATGACACGCTCCAGGCGAGAAAAAATTCGTGATATCACACGCGATGAAATTAAAAGTACTGCTCGGCAATTGATGGCTGAAGAAGGTACCTCTGGCCTTTCAATACGTGCCATCGCTCGAGAGATGAAAATGACGGCCTCGGCCCTTTACTATTACTTTTCCAGCTTAAACGATCTTATCACAGCCCTGATTGAGGATGCGTTCACACAATTGGCAGACACTATTGAAGCCGATATTAATAATCCGGAGCTGACCACGTCTGCAGAACGAATAACCGCTGTAGCTAACGCTTACCGCGGGTGGGCGCTCAGTAATCCCACTGATTTCCAATTACTCTATGGAAATCCAATACCCGGCTATTCGCAACCAACAGGTATTACCTATCCACCGGCACGCCGCAGTTTTCTTGTTACTGCCCAAATTTTTTCCGAGGCGATTGAAAGCGGGGAGATCGACCTGCGGACTCATTATCACAATTTTCCACCCTCTTTAGAACAATCGCTGCACGATTTGACAGAAGTGGATGGTCATAACTTGCCTTTGCCTGCATTGTATTTAGCAGCGACAGCTTGGGTGAAGATGCATGGTCATATCATGCTTGAACTGTTCGATCTGATACAGCCCGTCATCGCGGATGTAGACGAGTTTTTTCAATACGAGGTAAAGAATTTTATTCAAAACGTAGGACTTAAATAA